From Methanospirillum lacunae, a single genomic window includes:
- a CDS encoding nucleotidyltransferase domain-containing protein — protein sequence MIPLSHIFEDDNSLFELIQLLSPDYFRRESIPNDHWPQIISYADRMRVIPLLFYTLKQYDGIELPTEIYRTLMTRYLANGGRNLMLSSELKKILNAFDQNDIQVVPLKGAYLAYAVYERSSMRQMLDLDLMVKWEDMPKAITILETLGYMATGTFHWDEECRRFDHHGPGYRHPSGSMVELHWNIIDAHSMGEREIAIGEIFINRARPGLLLETKTYLLTPEDLILHSVVHQTLHHTFHLGIREFYDIKQIYVKFKDSIDWGLLISSAKELKIERPVMLILTLTDLITGSDITKKMSREGFTYEIPDQYLISALGEIELEKSAYGVSFRLSHSKKGILGLIYPTLNRVFLSRKSMQMKYQVPSDSFRIYLCYPHRLFYLIWQFGPNLINGYFSHHEDGNKHFWKWLYGG from the coding sequence ATGATCCCGTTATCTCATATCTTTGAAGATGATAATTCACTTTTTGAACTCATTCAGTTGTTAAGCCCTGACTACTTTAGACGGGAATCGATCCCCAATGATCACTGGCCTCAGATCATCTCATACGCTGACCGGATGCGGGTTATCCCTCTCCTTTTTTATACACTAAAACAGTATGATGGGATTGAACTACCAACTGAAATCTACCGTACCCTCATGACGAGGTATCTCGCAAATGGGGGACGAAATCTCATGTTATCCTCAGAACTGAAAAAAATCCTGAACGCATTTGACCAAAATGATATACAGGTAGTACCACTCAAAGGTGCATATCTTGCATATGCAGTGTATGAACGCTCCTCCATGCGGCAGATGCTTGACCTGGATCTCATGGTAAAATGGGAAGATATGCCAAAGGCAATCACTATCCTTGAAACACTCGGATATATGGCCACCGGCACTTTCCATTGGGATGAGGAATGTCGAAGATTTGATCATCATGGTCCTGGTTACCGACATCCATCCGGTTCAATGGTAGAACTCCATTGGAATATAATTGATGCTCACAGTATGGGTGAAAGAGAAATTGCAATTGGAGAGATTTTCATAAACCGGGCCCGACCAGGATTACTTTTAGAGACAAAGACATACCTTTTGACACCAGAGGATCTCATCCTGCATAGTGTTGTCCATCAGACTCTTCATCATACCTTTCATTTGGGAATCCGGGAATTTTATGATATAAAACAAATATATGTAAAATTCAAAGACAGTATCGACTGGGGTTTACTCATCTCATCAGCAAAAGAGTTAAAAATCGAACGCCCGGTAATGCTAATCTTAACTCTTACCGATCTCATTACGGGATCTGATATAACAAAAAAGATGAGTCGAGAAGGATTTACGTATGAAATCCCGGATCAATATCTTATTTCCGCCCTGGGAGAGATAGAACTGGAGAAATCTGCATATGGCGTATCTTTCAGATTATCTCACTCGAAAAAAGGGATCCTCGGGCTGATATATCCTACACTGAATCGGGTATTTCTCAGTCGCAAGTCCATGCAGATGAAGTATCAGGTACCTTCTGATTCCTTTCGAATCTATCTTTGTTATCCACACCGGCTTTTTTATCTCATTTGGCAATTTGGCCCGAACCTGATTAATGGGTATTTCTCACATCATGAAGATGGAAATAAACACTTTTGGAAATGGTTGTACGGAGGATAA